The following nucleotide sequence is from Synechococcales cyanobacterium T60_A2020_003.
CAGCACCGCAATGAAGCCTTTGACTTGAAAGGTCAGGAAGGGGAAGTGATCAATATAGCCAGTGAGTGGCAGGGCAAGGCGATTAGTGCCAACATGCCCTTTGTCGTGAAGTTTGATGGCAAGTTCCGCGCCCACCTGCGCGAGACAGAGTTGGAGTTGCTATCGTAGCGCTCGCGCCCCGCTCCTTCATCCTCAGCGTTCCCGGTTAGTAAAGGACACAGGATAAGGCTTGAGATAGTACCCTGGAAGTATAGAAGGAACGGA
It contains:
- a CDS encoding ferredoxin-thioredoxin reductase variable chain, which produces MNIGDRVRVKESVVVFHHPQHRNEAFDLKGQEGEVINIASEWQGKAISANMPFVVKFDGKFRAHLRETELELLS